The following proteins come from a genomic window of Girardinichthys multiradiatus isolate DD_20200921_A chromosome 8, DD_fGirMul_XY1, whole genome shotgun sequence:
- the skp2 gene encoding S-phase kinase-associated protein 2 gives MSEGSMPLQELPCMNLQHPVRNKRKSCLSEGLGSESTPTELVLQRSPRPKHPRLVSRGKENDFVLARRSRRRRQSTSGVLWDHLPDELLLRVYFCLPLQDLLRVSAVCKRWHRLALDESLWHSVDLEGLTHTGLALQHVLKTGVHRLRCPRAFVTKLELPEPRTLQLVELDLSSSIIPTSALQSIIRGCRQLQYLSLEALQLSDSIISCLAKNCNLLQLNLSGCSGFSAAALSDMLTSCCSLEQVNVSWCIFSRDHVRSVVNHLSPSVTALNLSGYRESLALDDVKVLVERCPNIQTLDLSDSTLLTADSFPVLKQLKNLHHLSLSRCYHIHLAALSDLRNMLPSLGFLDVFGFVQDSQLASLKKDMPRISINSRPFSSVARPTPASRLSPSHLDQTMWSRSCRLRVRF, from the exons ATGTCTGAGGGAAG CATGCCTCTGCAGGAGCTGCCCTGCATGAACCTCCAGCACCCCGTCAGGAACAAGAGGAAGAGCTGCCTCTCTGAGGGCCTGGGCTCCGAGTCCACCCCGACAGAACTGGTCCTGCAGCGGTCACCCAGACCCAAACATCCCCGGCTGGTCTCCAGGGGAAAGGAGAACGACTTTGTTCTGGCCAGGAGGTCCAGGAGGAGGAGGCAATCCACATCAG GTGTTTTATGGGATCATCTTCCAGACGAGCTGCTCCTCAGGGTCTACTTCTGCCTCCCTCTGCAGGACCTGCTCAGAGTCTCTGCAGTGTGTAAGCGCTGGCATCGACTGGC GTTGGATGAGTCTCTGTGGCACAGCGTGGACCTGGAGGGCCTGACCCACACGGGCTTGGCTCTACAGCATGTTCTGAAGACCGGAGTCCACCGGTTGCGCTGCCCTCGGGCTTTTGTCACAAAGCTGGAGCTCCCAGAACCTCG AACACTGCAGCTTGTAGAACTGGATCTCTCCAGCTCCATCATTCCCACCTCAGCTCTGCAGAGCATCATCCGGGGCTGCAGGCAGCTTCAGTATCTGAGCCTGGAGGCTCTGCAGCTCTCTGACAGCATCATCAG CTGCCTGGCGAAGAACTGCAACctgctgcagctcaacctgAGCGGCTGCTCCGGTTTCTCGGCTGCGGCTCTGTCCGACATGCTGACATCCTGCTGCAG TTTGGAGCAGGTAAACGTCTCGTGGTGCATCTTCAGCAGAGACCATGTGCGGAGCGTGGTGAATCATCTGAGTCCCAGCGTCACGGCCCTGAACCTGAGCGGCTACAGAGAGAGCCTGGCGCTGGACG ATGTGAAGGTTCTGGTAGAGAGATGTCCAAACATTCAAACGTTAGATCTCAG CGACAGCACCCTGCTGACGGCCGACAGCTTCCCTGTTCTGAAGCAGCTGAAGAACCTGCACCACCTGTCTCTGAGTCGCTGCTACCACATCCACCTCGCTGCGCTCTC TGACCTGAGGAATATGCTCCCGAGCCTCGGCTTCCTGGACGTGTTCGGCTTCGTTCAGGACAGCCAGCTGGCGTCTTTAAAGAAGGACATGCCTCGGATCAGCATCAACTCCAGACCCTTCTCCAGCGTGGCCCGGCCCACTCCGGCCAGCCGGCTCTCACCCTCTCATCTGGACCAGACCATGTGGAGCAGGAGCTGCAGACTGAGGGTCCGGTTCTAA